One window from the genome of Asterias amurensis chromosome 12, ASM3211899v1 encodes:
- the LOC139945141 gene encoding uncharacterized protein, with translation MELTAPRFLLAAIPAFLFVLVTTPSASEAQRIVSFPSITSEEETSKDFPRRKELLQALDFLEEYGRGRENDWNDGGELQRDDGAFYGDDDDQTDILYPDANEIYPALDFADNLRQPDEVSVEEVDNEIDDFPWMGEDERYAGQELTEEQERLEDMLHNYDYEELLKIAEQEEEIEEDEALRDALEKEEEDILDVVEEEMEYIAVDNILEDIWAEEELQKDAEDQLKWLLQEEEEKEFRDEEDPFEYFYPDEAAEPSDIDDVMGQDDTFPGDVDEGMESAYADYSEGISVDYTGESFDEEEEEEEEEGEELLEEAAEILDLAEQGYEEDNDEKKLLAEQLLQDIIGKLTEDDVGQEEDYAPSYAGEEEEEESILDAGMVDEEIEYDVREKEEEVYDDLLELVDQEIDKVIENIADDIMLELEDEEKEGLETGDSSEGTEAGDYEGEELDGTSLETSVAEEEESVDETPEGSVFDLDEGEECPSLQYFIDDCNIVNNYVDLGADGYKDLFTGACNRHQLCYTCGSYYDVDAKLCDELFKAEILSRCPSKDTDCKQRAKYFWLVARNNRIHVPDSPSVCGDPCLLEFLVEV, from the exons ATGGAATTGACAGCACCTCGCTTTCTTCTAGCCGCAATACCAGCCTTTCTATTCGTTCTCGTCACGACTCCATCAGCGTCAGAAGCTCAGAGAATTGTCTCGTTCCCGTCCATCACGTCCGAAGAAGAGACTAGTAAGGACTTCCCCAGGAGGAAGGAGCTCCTTCAGGCGCTAGATTTCCTGGAGGAATACGGACGCGGTAGAGAAAACGACTGGAATGACGGCGGGGAATTACAGCGCGACGACGGTGCTTTTTACGGGGATGATGACGACCAAACTGACATCCTCTACCCTGATGCAAATGAGATATACCCGGCTCTAGATTTCGCTGACAATTTAAGACAGCCGGACGAGGTTTCGGTTGAAGAAGTTGACAATGAAATTGACGACTTCCCGTGGATGGGGGAAGACGAGAGGTACGCCGGGCAGGAGCTTACCGAAGAGCAAGAGCGTCTTGAAGACATGCTGCATAACTACGATTACGAGGAGCTTCTTAAGATCGCAGAGCAGGAGGAGGAGATCGAGGAGGATGAGGCGCTGAGAGACGCCCTGGAGAAGGAAGAGGAAGACATCTTGGACGTCGTTGAAGAGGAGATGGAATACATCGCCGTGGATAACATCCTGGAGGATATATGGGCTGAGGAGGAGCTACAAAAAGATGCTGAGGATCAACTGAAGTGGTTGCTACAAGAGGAAGAGGAGAAGGAGTTTAGAGATGAAGAAG ATCCTTTCGAGTACTTCTATCCCGACGAAGCGGCAGAGCCTAGCGACATCGATGACGTGATGGGGCAAGATGACACTTTCCCCGGGGACGTGGACGAGGGAATGGAGTCAGCCTACGCGGACTATTCCGAGGGTATCTCCGTAGATTACACGGGAGAGTCCTTCGacgaagaggaggaggaggaggaggaggaaggtGAAGAGCTACTTGAGGAGGCTGCTGAGATCTTGGATCTCGCTGAGCAAGGATATGAAG AGGATAATGACGAGAAGAAGCTTTTAGCGGAGCAACTGCTGCAGGATATCATCGGTAAACTGACTGAAGATGATGTAGGCCAGGAAGAGGATTACGCACCTAGTTATGcaggggaggaggaggaggaggagtcTATTCTGGATGCAGGAATGGTTGATGAGGAAATTGAATATGACGTTCgggagaaagaagaagaag TGTACGACGACCTGTTAGAATTAGTGGATCAAGAGATCGACAAGGTCATCGAAAACATCGCCGATGACATCATGCTAGAGCTGGAGGATGAGGAGAAGGAGGGGTTAGAGACCGGTGACTCGTCGGAGGGGACTGAAGCAGGAGACTACGAGGGTGAAGAGTTAGACGGCACGAGCTTGGAGACTAGCGTAGCCGAAGAGGAGGAGAGTGTGGATGAGACGCCAGAGGGTTCAGTGTTTGATTTAG aTGAAGGTGAAGAGTGCCCATCCCTGCAATACTTTATCGACGACTGTAACATAGTTAACAACTACGTCGATCTTGGGGCGGACGGATATAAGGATCTATTTACTGGGGCGTGTAACCGCCACCAACTGTGCTATACATGT ggAAGTTACTATGACGTAGATGCAAAGCTCTGCGACGAGCTCTTTAAAGCTGAAATTCTGTCTCGGTGTCCATCAAAAGACACCGACTGCAAACAACGAGCTAAATATTTCTGGCTGGTGGCGAGAAACAACAGAATCCACGTCCCGGACTCGCCGTCTGTATGCGGAGATCCCTGCTTGCTCGAGTTCCTCGTGGAAGTTTAA
- the LOC139945052 gene encoding ferroptosis suppressor protein 1-like isoform X2 gives MGGSSSVELQTKRVVIIGGGYGGVAVANKLIGKCQLTLIDPKEALHHCIAALRACTEDGLSEKTFIPYEPTFGESFKRGTVVSIDVKSKKVLLSGGESIFYDYLIIATGSQGPFPGNVEGGEDTDVYVSQYTAMFQKVKSANEIVVIGGGAVGLEMAGEIATDFPDKSVTVVHSRDYLVEGDELRPKFREGVRKQLAAKGVKLVLGEKVTNLDDIPRDGSSKCTLKTNKGTEIQADLAIVCIGQPCNSSAYATSLAGPMIVLPIGRDGGMFQAGPVVLGSFFARKIKSEHLFLPKFWGEMKQKFPKSFH, from the exons ATGGGGGGTTCGAGCAGCGTGGAACTGCAGACCAAACGTGTCGTCATCATCGGCGGTGGCTACGGTGGTGTCGCTGTGGCCAATAAACTTATCGGGAAATGTCAGCTGACTTTAATTGACCCAAAGGAGGCTTTGCATCACTGCATAGCAGCTCTGAGAGCCTGCACTGAAGACG GTCTCTCTGAGAAGACGTTTATCCCATACGAGCCAACGTTCGGCGAGAGTTTCAAACGCGGAACAGTTGTGTCCATAGACGTTAAGTCGAAAAAGGTTCTTTTGTCCGGAGGCGAGTCGATTTTCTACGATTATCTCATCATAGCAACGGGGAGCCAGGGACCGTTTCCCGGTAACGTAGAGGGCGGAGAGGACACCGATGTATACGTATCGCAGTATACAGCCATGTTTCAGAAG GTCAAGTCGGCCAACGAGATTGTAGTCATCGGTGGTGGGGCCGTAGGGCTTGAGATGGCGGGTGAGATTGCCACCGACTTCCCCGATAAGTCAGTAACAGTCGTTCACTCCAGAGACTACCTCGTGGAGGGTGATGAGCTGAGGCCTAAATTCAGAGAAGGGGTCAGGAAACAACTCGCAGCTAAGGGAGTCAAACTAGTACTCG GCGAGAAGGTTACTAATCTTGACGACATCCCCAGGGATGGATCTTCCAAGTGTACGTTAAAGACAAACAAAGGGACTGAGATCCAGGCTGATCTTGCCATCGTATGCATCGGGCAGCCATGCAATTCATCCGCGTACGCAACATCACTTG CCGGACCGATGATTGTCCTACCGATTGGGCGAGACGGTGGTATGTTTCAAGCAGGGCCAGTTGTCTTAGGATCTTTCTTCGCCAGAAAGATCAAGAGCGAGCATCTTTTTCTTCCGAAGTTTTGGGGCgagatgaaacaaaaatttcCCAAGTCCTTTCActga
- the LOC139945052 gene encoding ferroptosis suppressor protein 1-like isoform X1: protein MGGSSSVELQTKRVVIIGGGYGGVAVANKLIGKCQLTLIDPKEALHHCIAALRACTEDGLSEKTFIPYEPTFGESFKRGTVVSIDVKSKKVLLSGGESIFYDYLIIATGSQGPFPGNVEGGEDTDVYVSQYTAMFQKVKSANEIVVIGGGAVGLEMAGEIATDFPDKSVTVVHSRDYLVEGDELRPKFREGVRKQLAAKGVKLVLGEKVTNLDDIPRDGSSKCTLKTNKGTEIQADLAIVCIGQPCNSSAYATSLETNMTERGYLRVNDHLQVEGFTDVFALGDCSESGSLKMAYLAGQQGELVAANILSIAEGKRLKKWKKPGPMIVLPIGRDGGMFQAGPVVLGSFFARKIKSEHLFLPKFWGEMKQKFPKSFH, encoded by the exons ATGGGGGGTTCGAGCAGCGTGGAACTGCAGACCAAACGTGTCGTCATCATCGGCGGTGGCTACGGTGGTGTCGCTGTGGCCAATAAACTTATCGGGAAATGTCAGCTGACTTTAATTGACCCAAAGGAGGCTTTGCATCACTGCATAGCAGCTCTGAGAGCCTGCACTGAAGACG GTCTCTCTGAGAAGACGTTTATCCCATACGAGCCAACGTTCGGCGAGAGTTTCAAACGCGGAACAGTTGTGTCCATAGACGTTAAGTCGAAAAAGGTTCTTTTGTCCGGAGGCGAGTCGATTTTCTACGATTATCTCATCATAGCAACGGGGAGCCAGGGACCGTTTCCCGGTAACGTAGAGGGCGGAGAGGACACCGATGTATACGTATCGCAGTATACAGCCATGTTTCAGAAG GTCAAGTCGGCCAACGAGATTGTAGTCATCGGTGGTGGGGCCGTAGGGCTTGAGATGGCGGGTGAGATTGCCACCGACTTCCCCGATAAGTCAGTAACAGTCGTTCACTCCAGAGACTACCTCGTGGAGGGTGATGAGCTGAGGCCTAAATTCAGAGAAGGGGTCAGGAAACAACTCGCAGCTAAGGGAGTCAAACTAGTACTCG GCGAGAAGGTTACTAATCTTGACGACATCCCCAGGGATGGATCTTCCAAGTGTACGTTAAAGACAAACAAAGGGACTGAGATCCAGGCTGATCTTGCCATCGTATGCATCGGGCAGCCATGCAATTCATCCGCGTACGCAACATCACTTG AAACCAATATGACGGAGCGTGGGTATCTCAGGGTCAATGATCACCTTCAGGTTGAAGGGTTTACAGACGTATTCGCTCTTGGGGACTGTTCCGAGTCTGGCTCACTCAAAATGGCCTATTTGGCCGGTCAACAAGGAGAATTGGTTGCTGCTAACATTTTGTCCATTGCCGAGGGAAAACGGCTTAAAAAATGGAAAAAGC CCGGACCGATGATTGTCCTACCGATTGGGCGAGACGGTGGTATGTTTCAAGCAGGGCCAGTTGTCTTAGGATCTTTCTTCGCCAGAAAGATCAAGAGCGAGCATCTTTTTCTTCCGAAGTTTTGGGGCgagatgaaacaaaaatttcCCAAGTCCTTTCActga